From one Lycium ferocissimum isolate CSIRO_LF1 chromosome 5, AGI_CSIRO_Lferr_CH_V1, whole genome shotgun sequence genomic stretch:
- the LOC132055700 gene encoding two-component response regulator-like APRR1 translates to MEKNEVVKSGDGFIDRSKVRILLCDNDAKSSQEVFTLLCKCSYQVTSVRSPRQVIDALNAEGPDIDIILSEVDIPMAKGFKMLKYIMRDTELRRIPVIMMSSQDEVSIVVKCLKFGAADYLVKPLRTNELLNLWTHMWRRRQMLGLAEKNILSYDFDLVVSDPSDPNTTSTTLFSDDTDDKSRKSVNLEACPSIQLEDEINAVTTAAAVETVAVVPFQCRYNVPGTYDRQTGQISSFPKKSELKIGESSAFFTYVKSGMPKSNDQGTNSTHENVAHQSRMEEKTNAAIEHLEIENQMQVNGDAVENHSQGDDCPSSNSFPDSYSMERSCTPPLSLDLTQQRNSKMEEFSQVYMHPRNEAQRDAVNFHAQTAYSYFMSGAMNQVMMPPPPQMYPKNMQDLHNHANSAVLPQYNHMPPCPPHMHGMASFPYYPMGLCLQPGQMPAPHQWPTIGNSPSAEGKGSKVDRRKAALMKFRQKRKERCFDKKIRYVNRKKLAERRPRVRGQFVRKVNGVNVDLNGHPASADYDDDEEEEEDEEQTGNFDSPEDDPSMCL, encoded by the exons TAACTTCAGTAAGGTCACCCAGACAGGTGATTGATGCACTGAATGCTGAAGGACCTGATATCGATATCATCCTTTCTGAAGTTGACATTCCTATGGCCAAAGGATTCAAGATGTTGAAATACATTATGAGGGATACAGAACTGCGGCGCATACCTGTGATCA TGATGTCGTCACAAGATGAAGTCTCTATTGTCGTCAAGTGCCTCAAATTCGGAGCAGCTGACTACCTTGTAAAGCCTCTCCGCACTAATGAGCTGTTGAACTTGTGGACTCACATGTGGAGAAGAAGGCAAATG CTTGGACTAGCAGAGAAGAACATCTTAAGTTATGACTTTGATTTGGTTGTATCAGATCCCAGTGATCCTAATACAACTAGCACAACTCTTTTCTCTGACGATACTGATGATAAGTCCCGGAAGAGTGTTAATCTGGAAGCATGTCCCTCTATTCAGCTAGAAGACGAG ATCAATGCAGTCACCACTGCTGCTGCTGTAGAGACTGTGGCTGTGGTTCCATTTCAGTGTCGGTATAATGTGCCAGGAACTTATGATCGCCAGACAG GAcaaatttcttcttttcctaaGAAGAGTGAACTGAAGATAGGTGAGTCCTCAGCTTTCTTTACCTACGTCAAATCAGGCATGCCTAAAAGCAATGACCAAGGAACAAACTCTACCCATGAAAATGTGGCTCACCAATCAAGGATGGAAGAGAAGACTAATGCAGCCATAGAACATTTAGAGATTGAAAATCAAATGCAAGTTAATGGCGATGCAGTTGAAAATCATTCACAAGGTGATGACTGTCCAAGTAGTAACAGTTTCCCAGACTCGTATTCCATGGAAAGGTCCTGTACTCCCCCTTTATCACTAGACTTAACGCAACAAAGGAACTCAAAGATGGAGGAGTTCTCGCAGGTGTACATGCATCCGCGCAATGAAGCTCAGCGTGATGCTGTGAATTTTCATGCTCAAACTGCTTATTCCTATTTTATGTCTGGAGCAATGAATCAAGTCATGATGCCACCACCACCACAAATGTATCCGAAGAACATGCAAGATCTCCACAACCATGCCAATTCAGCTGTGTTACCTCAATACAATCATATGCCACCATGTCCCCCTCATATGCATGGGATGGCATCATTTCCTTACTACCCTATGGGCCTATGCTTACAACCTGGTCAAATGCCAGCACCGCATCAGTGGCCTACGATTGGAAATTCGCCTTCGGCTGAAGGTAAGGGGAGCAAAGTTGATCGTAGAAAGGCAGCACTGATGAAGTTTAGAcagaagagaaaggaaagatgTTTTGACAAGAAAATCAGGTATGTTAACCGAAAAAAACTGGCAGAACGGAGACCTCGTGTGAGAGGACAGTTTGTGAGGAAGGTCAATGGTGTGAATGTCGATCTTAATGGGCATCCTGCTTCAGcagattatgatgatgatgaagaggaGGAAGAGGATGAGGAACAAACAGGAAATTTTGATTCACCTGAGGATGATCCATCGATGTGTCTATGA